In the Rattus rattus isolate New Zealand chromosome 18, Rrattus_CSIRO_v1, whole genome shotgun sequence genome, one interval contains:
- the Bnip5 gene encoding LOW QUALITY PROTEIN: protein BNIP5 (The sequence of the model RefSeq protein was modified relative to this genomic sequence to represent the inferred CDS: inserted 2 bases in 1 codon): MPTSGNPRLGVSRDSSDSCDLSPAETPRGPRKPSGNKRARSLDRQVLRRDPESSNSRHLSSTTCRRTASDRASSESPSPFAEAQGPAAAATARPLGEGNKFLPSEQGPPEDTKKERPPREAQHGWWRAVFDLLLMRIEEPREKASKMSKGKGNLPEAAEEPALKKKSQEKRAVRKKHSHRKPIAEEPPGPQTAEAKGQEDIPASVAASPATEEADSGLICRGGPESDLPQALPAEGGHAETPGSWGQAAGPPPEEDPRNPDQDYVIWQIVELLKKAGDLLEEEQVPQPEVVPPQKPTPPPRKKSLEKKSSLKRALSLKKTTSEEPKRVGLATILGPETRPKRPSFLPLCVSGPRTSSSSSHDSEAPTVHEVRSVHGGGSHPSELHPPAAVFQGPEEKPLLDRASESREFRRKILALLQSAEEEQQQVQVKEAEEPREHPAPAGKVKSQXRKSNLHRAFSLRKHTRLQGVKRMEASGTPGSGNLEARPPKRHGFRPMCVGGHRASIPSSPESLEFQKAEAAGGEPAGSPEVPFQARSHTPDEGPPPEGAWESKEFIIQKLVASLQEVDRELGRQIRKYPSFRRFFNEFSDASLRKLVATLDRQKALLAEEDRSLGNRPPPPCAFGALNKFATNHSCAICTLMQSRGQYRGHSYAHFLSRKAQQDIMSLDGQSPD, from the exons ATGCCCACCTCCGGGAACCCCCGCTTAGGGGTGTCCCGGGACAGCAGCGACTCCTGTGATCTGAG CCCGGCGGAGACCCCGAGGGGCCCAAGGAAGCCTTCAGGAAATAAGAGAGCCCGCTCCTTGGACCGGCAGGTTCTCAGGAGGGACCCTGAGTCCTCGAACTCCAGGCACCTCTCTAGCACCACCTGCAGGAGGACAGCCAGCGATCGAGCCAGTTCTGAGAGCCCATCTCCCTTTGCAGAGGCCCAGGGCCCGGCCGCCGCTGCCACAGCCCGCCCTCTGGGAGAGGGGAACAAATTTCTCCCCAGTGAGCAGGGGCCCCCGGAAGACACCAAGAAAGAGAGGCCTCCGAGGGAGGCCCAGCACGGCTGGTGGAGGGCGGTGTTTGATCTCTTACTCATGAGGATAGAGGAGCCCAGAGAAAAAGCCAGCAAGATGTCAAAGGGGAAAGGGAACCTACCGGAGGCAGCTGAGGAGCCAGCCCTTAAGAAGAAATCCCAGGAGAAGAGGGCCGTCCGCAAGAAACACAGTCACAGGAAGCCCATTGCCGAAGAGCCTCCTGGGCCCCAGACCGCAGAAGCGAAAGGCCAAGAGGACATACCAGCCAGTGTGGCTGCCTCACCCGCCACCGAGGAGGCAGACTCGGGGCTGATCTGCAGGG GGGGACCAGAGTCTGATCTCCCTCAAGCCTTGCCCGCCGAAGGAGGCCATGCTGAAACCCCAGGTAGCTGGGGCCAAGCCGCAGGTCCTCCACCAGAAGAGGATCCCAGGAACCCTGACC AGGATTACGTCATCTGGCAGATCGTGGAATTGCTCAAGAAAGCTGGAGACCTTCTGGAAGAAGAG CAAGTCCCTCAGCCAGAAGTCGTTCCTCCACAAAAGCCAACGCCACCCCCCAGGAAGAAATCCCTGGAGAAGAAGTCTAGCCTGAAGAGAGCCTTGTCCCTTAAGAAGACTACCTCCGAGGAACCCAAGAGAGTGGGCTTAGCCACTATCCTTGGCCCAGAAACCCGGCCCAAGAGGCCCAGCTTCCTACCCCTGTGTGTTAGTGGTCCCCGAActtcctcctccagcagccaCG ACTCAGAGGCGCCCACGGTCCATGAAGTTCGGTCTGTACATGGTGGAGGCTCCCATCCCTCTGAGCTCCACCCGCCAGCTGCTGTATTTCAGGGACCTGAGGAGAAGCCACTGCTGGACAGAGCCTCGGAATCCA GAGAATTCAGGCGGAAGATCCTGGCCCTACTCCAGAGCGcagaggaagagcagcag CAAGTTCaagtgaaggaggcagaggagcccAGAGAGCACCCAGCCCCAGCCGGCAAGGTGAAATCACA GCGAAAGTCTAACCTCCATAGAGCCTTTTCTCTCAGGAAACACACACGGCTCCAAGGAGTCAAGAGAATGGAGGCTTCAGGGACTCCAGGCTCGGGCAACCTGGAGGCGCGGCCACCCAAGAGGCATGGCTTCCGGCCCATGTGTGTGGGTGGCCACAGAGCTTCCATCCCCAGCAGTCCAG AAAGCCTGGAGTTCCAGAAGGCGGAGGCTGCAGGAGGGGAACCAGCTGGCTCCCCAGAAGTGCCGTTCCAGGCTAGAAGCCACACACCAGATGAGGGGCCTCCACCAGAGGGAGCCTGGGAATCTA agGAGTTTATCATCCAAAAGCTGGTGGCCAGTCTCCAGGAGGTGGACAGGGAGCTAGGGAGGCAG ATCCGGAAGTACCCCAGCTTCAGGCGTTTTTTTAATGAGTTCTCAGATGCCTCCCTGAGGAAGCTGGTGGCCACCTTAGACAGACAGAAGGCCCTCCTCGCAGAGGAAGACAGGAGCCTCGGCAACAGGCCGCCACCACCGTGTGCCTTCGGCGCACTGAACAAGTTTGCCACCAACCACAGCTGCGCCATCTGTACTCTTATGCAGTCCAGAGGCCAATACAGGGGACACAGTTACGCCCACTTCCTGTCCAGGAAGGCCCAGCAG GACATCATGAGTCTGGATGGCCAGAGTCCGGACTGA